Proteins encoded within one genomic window of Tabrizicola piscis:
- a CDS encoding chlorocatechol 1,2-dioxygenase, with the protein MNQRAKTVATEIVEAVRDVLRRNKVTFAEYRAGFMHLAKTQAAGEIPLMLDLFFNTTIVQIENESRKGSKADIQGPYFVPNVPFVDHEIAIEEEHKAMPRMVMRGKVVDMSGTPVAGAVIDVWHSTPDGRYSGIERHGNLDKKYYRGKIKTDSEGRYEVRSIIPVPYQVPNKGPTGQLLEEYMGVHSWRPAHIHYWVQAEGLRDVIRQAYFEGGDYVHDDCCEGGGDEFIVAEAYEDGVRVMEVDFQLEPAQTLVQAAE; encoded by the coding sequence ATGAACCAAAGAGCAAAAACTGTGGCGACCGAGATCGTCGAAGCTGTCCGCGACGTGCTGCGCCGGAACAAGGTGACCTTTGCAGAGTATCGTGCAGGCTTCATGCACCTCGCAAAGACGCAGGCCGCCGGAGAGATCCCGCTGATGCTCGACCTGTTCTTCAACACGACCATCGTCCAGATCGAGAACGAGTCGCGCAAGGGTTCGAAGGCCGATATCCAGGGTCCCTACTTTGTGCCGAACGTCCCCTTCGTTGATCACGAGATCGCAATCGAGGAAGAGCACAAAGCGATGCCGCGTATGGTGATGCGTGGCAAGGTCGTGGACATGTCGGGCACGCCTGTGGCCGGTGCGGTGATCGACGTCTGGCATTCGACGCCGGATGGCCGCTATTCCGGGATCGAGCGTCACGGGAACCTCGACAAGAAATACTACCGCGGCAAGATCAAGACCGACAGCGAAGGTCGCTACGAAGTCCGCTCGATCATCCCGGTTCCCTATCAGGTCCCGAACAAGGGCCCGACCGGCCAGCTGCTGGAAGAATACATGGGTGTTCACTCCTGGCGTCCGGCCCACATCCACTACTGGGTGCAGGCAGAAGGTCTGCGTGACGTGATCCGCCAAGCGTATTTCGAAGGCGGCGACTACGTCCACGACGACTGCTGCGAAGGTGGTGGTGATGAGTTCATCGTTGCCGAGGCTTATGAGGATGGTGTCCGGGTGATGGAAGTCGACTTCCAACTCGAGCCCGCCCAGACGCTTGTCCAAGCGGCAGAGTGA
- a CDS encoding MBL fold metallo-hydrolase — protein sequence MTTGSLPRMTPKALGNMKVHALVDSVGLTRQPVEMLIGLPEATVGDHADWLAPDYLDMGTGRMVMAYSSFVIQLEDRVILVDCAVGEDGNFPTRPDWHEQKSDWLNHLGQAGLSPEDIDTVFLTHLHVDHTGWLTRKSPKGWLPTFPGATHLASQKELEYWRENHEKFAYMSTSFQDSVAPVLDAGLFETTVPEAEIAPGLFVVDLSGHSPGMIGLEYRKGHRVVAAFNADLMHSPVQMAAPQCSTLFCADPAAAAAIRSSKLAKYAADETVMFCNHFPGECAGRAVAHREGFRFVPVV from the coding sequence ATGACCACCGGCTCGTTGCCACGCATGACACCCAAGGCATTGGGGAATATGAAGGTTCATGCGTTGGTCGACTCGGTCGGCCTTACTCGACAGCCCGTCGAGATGCTGATTGGCCTGCCCGAAGCGACAGTAGGGGACCACGCTGATTGGCTGGCCCCTGACTACCTCGACATGGGCACAGGCCGGATGGTCATGGCCTACAGCTCGTTTGTGATCCAACTGGAAGATCGCGTCATTCTTGTGGACTGCGCGGTGGGCGAGGACGGAAATTTCCCGACGCGCCCGGATTGGCATGAGCAGAAATCCGACTGGCTGAACCATCTTGGGCAGGCGGGACTGTCGCCCGAAGATATTGACACTGTCTTTCTGACCCATCTCCACGTGGACCATACTGGCTGGCTGACACGCAAATCGCCAAAGGGCTGGCTGCCGACCTTTCCTGGCGCCACGCATCTGGCAAGCCAGAAGGAACTGGAGTACTGGCGGGAAAATCACGAAAAATTCGCCTATATGTCGACCTCATTCCAGGACAGTGTCGCCCCTGTCCTTGATGCAGGGCTGTTTGAAACAACTGTACCTGAAGCCGAAATCGCTCCGGGACTGTTCGTGGTTGACCTCTCGGGGCATTCACCCGGCATGATTGGCCTTGAGTATCGCAAGGGCCACCGCGTCGTCGCGGCTTTCAACGCAGATCTCATGCACAGCCCTGTCCAGATGGCTGCACCGCAATGTTCCACGCTGTTCTGTGCGGACCCCGCCGCTGCCGCCGCCATCAGGTCGTCGAAGCTTGCAAAATATGCAGCCGATGAGACAGTGATGTTCTGCAACCATTTCCCAGGGGAATGTGCGGGGCGTGCTGTTGCGCATCGCGAAGGGTTTCGGTTCGTCCCCGTCGTCTGA
- a CDS encoding Rieske 2Fe-2S domain-containing protein has protein sequence MSFVKEALEPEDKFGRAVPTTSYIRRLRYDLKHYAWRKLANTIAIIPGLSGPKKAINSKPELRELSSEASFMADWYKRPYGTADKPESLQEVPWDYIEAFQDEIPFWGLREYWYPALMSDELKHNESKAIKLLGDNIVLFRNGDGSPNALENRCPHRGPLLSLGQTNVWEVGTITCRYHGMTFDGKGNCVAFLADGADSPACAKVKAKAYPAEEVGGVIFVYMGVKEPKPFLDSMPHAREVFAPGTRIRNTMTVPYSHLNQLDNTVDMTHVGCLHRTCYLFGDQKMGGGVAFEQLPGDGIYAHLRDVGDHGGEKAIDDIRWFMPNLVHHGEEFMEGKVNGLYFWFVPEDVGSFKGWLIGSINDKKAGVMGAKMIKTVLTRALQSDALPGMACFVGGDAPMQMSQGRVVRWDQEQLARTDRAVVKVRQMMKDAHKAEMKLRAEMGLDPLVHRAPKLRVAPA, from the coding sequence ATGTCTTTCGTCAAAGAAGCACTGGAGCCCGAAGACAAGTTCGGCAGGGCTGTCCCGACGACATCGTACATTCGTCGGCTCCGTTACGACCTGAAGCACTATGCCTGGAGAAAGCTGGCCAACACCATTGCCATCATTCCCGGGCTGAGTGGCCCCAAGAAAGCAATAAACAGCAAACCCGAACTGCGCGAGCTTTCCTCAGAAGCCAGCTTCATGGCGGATTGGTACAAGCGGCCCTACGGCACAGCAGACAAGCCGGAAAGCCTGCAGGAAGTTCCCTGGGACTACATCGAGGCATTTCAGGACGAGATCCCGTTCTGGGGCCTTCGGGAATATTGGTACCCGGCGCTGATGTCGGATGAGTTGAAGCACAATGAATCCAAGGCGATCAAGCTGTTGGGTGACAACATCGTTCTGTTCCGCAATGGCGATGGTTCCCCGAATGCGCTTGAGAACCGCTGTCCGCATCGGGGGCCTCTGCTCTCGCTTGGACAGACGAACGTGTGGGAAGTGGGCACGATCACTTGCCGCTATCACGGCATGACATTCGATGGAAAAGGCAACTGCGTTGCCTTCCTGGCTGACGGCGCGGACTCTCCAGCCTGCGCCAAGGTGAAGGCAAAGGCCTATCCGGCCGAAGAGGTCGGCGGGGTGATCTTCGTCTACATGGGGGTCAAGGAGCCGAAACCTTTCCTCGACTCGATGCCGCACGCGCGCGAGGTATTTGCGCCCGGTACGCGCATCCGCAACACGATGACGGTGCCCTACAGCCACCTCAACCAGTTGGATAACACCGTCGACATGACGCATGTCGGCTGCCTGCATCGGACCTGCTACCTGTTTGGCGATCAGAAGATGGGCGGCGGCGTCGCCTTTGAGCAACTGCCGGGCGACGGGATCTACGCCCATCTGCGCGACGTCGGCGATCATGGCGGGGAAAAGGCCATCGATGACATCCGCTGGTTCATGCCCAACCTCGTCCACCACGGCGAGGAGTTCATGGAGGGCAAGGTCAACGGACTGTATTTCTGGTTCGTCCCCGAAGATGTCGGCTCCTTCAAAGGTTGGTTGATCGGCTCGATCAACGACAAGAAGGCCGGTGTCATGGGCGCCAAGATGATCAAGACCGTCCTGACGCGTGCGCTTCAATCTGATGCTCTGCCAGGCATGGCCTGTTTCGTCGGTGGTGATGCTCCCATGCAGATGTCTCAGGGCCGGGTCGTGCGCTGGGATCAGGAGCAACTGGCCAGGACAGACCGGGCGGTCGTGAAGGTCCGGCAGATGATGAAGGACGCCCACAAGGCGGAAATGAAACTCCGCGCCGAGATGGGGCTGGATCCGCTTGTGCACCGGGCACCGAAACTGCGCGTCGCTCCGGCCTAA